The genomic segment TGCTTGATGAGGCAGCGTTGCGAGATGCTGACCAATATTCCATGGAGCTACATTGATGTTGTTTGTTTGAGAATCTAAAAATCTTGTGATTTGTGCAGAGGTTAAATTGCTGTCGTAATATTGCGCTGAGTAAATTGATGGCTTAGCGGCATTAGATGCCATTTTAATTGTTTTAATTGCAGCAAGTGGCGTTTTATTTTTTTCTTTCGCTCTTGTTTGGTAAGCAATCCAAGCACTTTTTCTGCATTGTTCATCAGGTTGTAAAATAAGGTATTTTGCTAAACTGATATCAAAATCTTTCTTATTTCTTTCGTTAGTTTCTACGTTACTCATGTCGAGCGTTTCTTTTGACTTGATTTCCGCTGTCGCTGAGTTAATTGGTTGAGGTAATTCACAGCCAGATTGATTAAATACCATTGAGAGATATTGGCTTTGTAAGTTTCGCCTAATTGTTGCTTGCGCATTATGGAGTTGCGACTTGAGGTTAATATCTAACTGTGTGGCTTTTAATGTGGCCAGTCTTAACGATAATTTGGCGTAGGTAGGCTCATCATTTTCAAGCTTACTGATCAACTTCGTTAAGTTAGGAGAATTGAGCATGGCTTGTAATTCATCAGCAAGATGTAGCTGACACATTAAGATGCTTTCACGTTGATTATCTTGGGCTAAGTCACGATAGTAATTCAGTCTATCATTGATGTTATTAAAGCCAAGGGTGAGCTGCTCAAATTGAACTGCTTGAGTTGAAGTACTGGCTTGAGTATCAAGCTGAGATAATGTTGGCTTAAATTGCAAACATTGCTGAATGAAGAGGTTTAAAGGACTGGCAACTGCCGGAGCAGTTGCCATAAGACTAAAAACTAGGATTACTACAAAAGTGTTCTTTTGCATAAGCGACGCGTTCTTCCACTGATAACGTCGGTCCTTTTAGACCTTCGACATGTTTAAGTCTTCCTACTATCCCTTTTCCATTTGCTGTTTGAATAGCAAGTCCGGGACGTGCATTGAGCTCAAGTAATAAAGGCCCACGTTCTTTATCTAATACCATATCAGTACCTAAGTAACCCAGTTCACACATCTCATAAGCGCTTGATGCGGTATGTAACAGTGTGTCCCAATTGGGTACTTGAATTTTTGATAATTCAAAGTTGGTATCTGGGTGTTTAAGCACTGGTTTATCGAACTGTACAGCATGCAGGCTCTTACCTGTCGCGATATCTAAACCAACACCAACTGCGCCTTGGTGCAAATTAGCTTTGCCGTCTGAGGCTGCAGTAGAACATCGAAGCATTCCCATGACGGGGTAGCCTTTGAAGATAATCAACCGAATATCTGGAACACCTTCATAACTGAAACCGTCAAAAACCGGATCAAATTGAATTAAGCCTTCAACAATACCGACATCTGGCTTACCGCCTAAGGAGAATAAGCCACTCAATATGTTTGATACATGACGGTAGACTTCATTAGGGGTAACTTCATCACCATTAGGTTTGTAGTAACGTCCATTTTCTACATGGGTAATAACTAAAATCCCTTTACCACCTGATCCTTTAGCGGGTTTGATAACAAAGCCACTTCTTCCTAAAACCATTTGTGGGATTTCATTAATTTTATGTTGTTCTTCAACAACACCAATTAAGTCAGGCACCGCAATATCGTTAGCTAGCGCAAGCTGCTTTGTAATCAATTTATCATCAACACGCTTGTAAAACTTACGTGGATTATATTTGCCAATATAATCGATATTGCGCTTATTCATGTTTAACACGCCATTTCGGCGTAACTCCCAAGGCCAAGCAAAGTTCATTACTTATCTCCAGCCAAAGGCTTAAAGCGTTTAAGCTCTGTTAAGCGATATCCTGTGTATTGTCCCATCACAAGAACTAAGGCTAAAATCACCAAGTGAATACCTAAGAAGTTAAATACCCAATGTTGGATTAGCGTGTTACTCATTGCCAAATAAGCTAAGGTTGCGACAAATAGACTGCCGCCACCTGCCATCATGACTGATTTAGGGCCTTCTTCTTCCCATAAAATCGACATTCTTTCAATCGTCCAAGCAAGAATAATCATCGGGAAGAAGGTAATAGTTAATCCTTCACTAAGCCCAACCTTATAAGAGATAAGGGTAAATAAGCCAATGATGAAAATAACCACAATGATGACGGCCGATATTCGGGATATTAGCAGTAAGTTGAGCTGCGATAAGTAAGAACGAATCATCAAACCAAACGCCACAATTAGCAAGAAGCCGATTAGACCTGTCAATAATGTAGTTTGTATAAAGGCGAGGGCGATTAATACTGGCATAAACGTACCAGACGTTTTAATCCCGATGATGACGCGTAAGAATACGACGACTAACACACCAATAGGAATTAATAGAATGCCTTTAAAGGTGCTTTGCTCTTCAAGTGGTAATTGATACAAAGAGAAGTCTAAGCTATCGGTATTCATCATCATATCGATAGAGGTCGCTAAGGCTGAGCGAGTCTCTTGTAACATTGAGAAGTTAACTTGTGAATTACTCCCCCAGTTACATCGAGTACTGATAAGCCATTGTGCTGCCAAAGAACCAAGTTTTCAGGACGGCCTTGTTTATTATTTTCAACGTCAAATAATACCCACTCACCATCTTGGTAGACTTGAACATACGGATTTAATTGTTGACGACGACGCTGATCTTCAAGCATTAAGCCGCTAACTTGTTTAGCAGGAACCCCTTTAGATTGCATCATATGTAAAAATAGTTGGGTACGCGTATTTACCGATAACAATAGGGCGAGATTTTGAGATTGATTACTGTCATTAATCACAGACATAAGCTGCTGCGCGAAAGACAGATTACTGGCGCTTCGTTCCCATACATCATTGATAATTTGTTCAGCTGCACCGCGCTCTGTAACTTGCCAAAGGTATGGTTCAGGAGTTACAGGTTTTTCTTCTGCATCGACTGATAACTGACCCGTAGGCACTAATGTGACGCGATAGTACAGAGATTGGCGGCCTGAAGCTTCACGTATTGACCACACAGCACGGCGATCTTCACCTTCAGAGATGTTTAGGCCATAACCTGCAGATGTGGCATTTTCAGCAAGCACGTCAAATGCGGGATCTTGTGGTAAAGACAAAGATGCTTCAGCAGGTTTGTCTGTGCCATTGAACATCACTTTGGCTTCAACTGACCAGCTTTGAACTTGTTTGCCCGGAAAAAACGGTACGTTATGCTCAACACTTCGATAAATACTGGTACTAATGCCAAATATAAAAAGTAGGGCGACAAAGATAAAAAACGGTTTACGAGAATGCATTTTAAGTCCTATTGGCTGTTAGTCGCTGCTTGTTGCGGTTTTTTACCGTGAATATAAATTTGGCCGACATCAACAACTGCAATGTCTTTCATAAACTTACGACCGAGCAGTAATGGATATTCAAGATGGCTTCGGTCGGTTAAGTTTAAATCTGTTTCAGCTGCATATTTGCCAATTTTTAGATGAGCATGGATTACTGGGCGTCTATCGTCTGGTGCATCTGCATCTTGTTTAATACGTACAAATCGCTCAACTTTATGCTCGAATGTATTACCTGGTTGATCTTTTCCATTGGTCATTACATCAAAACGAACCCACTGAACACCGTTTCGTTCAAAAAGAACGATATTTCTGGCGTCTAATGAAGAAGACTCAGCACCGGTATCAATACGTGTTTCAAATGACGCTTTAAGTTCATCGACATAAACATGTTCAACTTCACCAAGCATGATTTTGTCAGACACTGCAGATTCAGGACATTGCGGAGCTTCACTTAGCTGTGCAAGCGCAGCTGCATCATCATTCATTTTTTTAGATTGTTTTGCTAGTGCATCGGTAATCTGTAATTTTAGATCGTTTACTTCAGCGCTTAAGCTTTGCATCTCGGCGGTAGAGTGGGCGCATTGTGCATTAATGGCTTCAATGATGGCAGTTTGAGACGAAGCTAAATTTGCATTTAACTCATCACTTCCAACTGGCGTGATTTTGTCTTTACTTGCACAACCGGCCATTAAAGTAGCGGTGATTGATAAAACGATTACCTGCTTTAACATGA from the Shewanella japonica genome contains:
- a CDS encoding alpha-L-glutamate ligase-like protein, with protein sequence MNFAWPWELRRNGVLNMNKRNIDYIGKYNPRKFYKRVDDKLITKQLALANDIAVPDLIGVVEEQHKINEIPQMVLGRSGFVIKPAKGSGGKGILVITHVENGRYYKPNGDEVTPNEVYRHVSNILSGLFSLGGKPDVGIVEGLIQFDPVFDGFSYEGVPDIRLIIFKGYPVMGMLRCSTAASDGKANLHQGAVGVGLDIATGKSLHAVQFDKPVLKHPDTNFELSKIQVPNWDTLLHTASSAYEMCELGYLGTDMVLDKERGPLLLELNARPGLAIQTANGKGIVGRLKHVEGLKGPTLSVEERVAYAKEHFCSNPSF
- a CDS encoding ATP-dependent zinc protease, which produces MLKQVIVLSITATLMAGCASKDKITPVGSDELNANLASSQTAIIEAINAQCAHSTAEMQSLSAEVNDLKLQITDALAKQSKKMNDDAAALAQLSEAPQCPESAVSDKIMLGEVEHVYVDELKASFETRIDTGAESSSLDARNIVLFERNGVQWVRFDVMTNGKDQPGNTFEHKVERFVRIKQDADAPDDRRPVIHAHLKIGKYAAETDLNLTDRSHLEYPLLLGRKFMKDIAVVDVGQIYIHGKKPQQAATNSQ